One genomic window of Deinococcus peraridilitoris DSM 19664 includes the following:
- a CDS encoding ATP-grasp family protein — MITERQHLLDAIRSLNEQGRPAALTFNTHITALAIARSLGRQGVPILALDREGGGLGQHSKYLSALALCPDVDDGGEAFTDFLMDIGPHFQERPVLFPTNDDWVFAVARHKGQLERFYRVPFSGQDVIDTALTKTALYRQAETLGIPIPQSWYLDQASLTELAAGQSDVLERTIAQVPYPVILKPDESRAFYEAFKAKVFVVNTPEEFRARVREAASQNLRLVAQRIIDTPPGGFYSVCSYLDANSEPRGVFVGRKLEQYPPTFGTSCLADSRWVPDIAQRGVQVLQALGFHGISEIEFVLDPNTGKQLLLDVNTRSWKWIGLPIASGIDLPLLAYQDAIGAPFDAPQQQDGIRWTFLRDYVKLVRERSGVIPEEHVTREEWLDLISGQRPAGGTLVDGILDPDDPAPFYDVLKGELFGFLYACAC, encoded by the coding sequence TTGATTACCGAACGCCAACACCTGCTGGACGCCATCCGCAGTCTGAACGAGCAAGGCCGTCCGGCAGCGCTCACGTTCAACACCCATATCACTGCGCTCGCCATTGCCCGCAGCCTCGGCCGCCAGGGCGTTCCCATCCTGGCCCTGGACCGGGAGGGCGGCGGCCTCGGCCAGCACAGCAAGTACCTCAGCGCCCTGGCCCTTTGCCCTGACGTGGATGACGGTGGAGAAGCCTTCACGGACTTCCTGATGGATATCGGTCCGCACTTCCAGGAGCGCCCAGTCCTGTTTCCCACCAACGACGACTGGGTGTTCGCAGTTGCCCGGCACAAGGGCCAGCTGGAACGTTTCTACCGTGTGCCGTTCAGCGGGCAGGATGTCATCGACACCGCCCTCACCAAGACAGCCCTGTACCGTCAGGCCGAAACCCTCGGCATTCCTATCCCGCAAAGCTGGTACCTCGACCAGGCGTCACTCACGGAACTCGCTGCAGGACAGTCTGATGTCCTGGAACGCACCATCGCACAAGTGCCGTACCCGGTGATCCTGAAACCCGATGAATCACGCGCCTTCTACGAAGCCTTCAAAGCCAAGGTGTTCGTCGTGAATACCCCAGAGGAATTCCGTGCACGCGTCCGTGAAGCCGCCAGCCAGAATCTCCGGTTGGTCGCGCAGCGCATCATCGACACGCCACCCGGCGGGTTTTACAGCGTGTGCAGTTACCTGGACGCGAACAGTGAACCGCGTGGCGTGTTCGTGGGCCGCAAGCTCGAACAGTACCCGCCCACCTTCGGTACGTCCTGCCTGGCCGACTCCCGCTGGGTGCCCGACATCGCGCAGCGCGGCGTGCAGGTCCTGCAGGCGCTCGGCTTTCACGGCATCAGTGAGATCGAGTTTGTGCTGGACCCAAACACGGGCAAGCAGCTGCTCCTGGACGTGAACACCCGCAGCTGGAAGTGGATCGGCCTGCCCATCGCGAGCGGCATCGACCTGCCGCTGCTGGCGTACCAGGACGCGATTGGTGCTCCATTCGACGCGCCTCAGCAGCAGGACGGCATCCGCTGGACCTTCCTGCGCGATTACGTGAAACTCGTGCGTGAACGAAGCGGCGTCATTCCCGAGGAGCACGTGACACGCGAGGAGTGGCTCGACCTCATCAGCGGACAGCGCCCGGCAGGCGGCACGCTGGTGGACGGAATTCTTGATCCCGACGACCCCGCACCGTTCTATGACGTCCTTAAGGGTGAGCTGTTCGGTTTCCTGTACGCCTGCGCCTGCTAG
- a CDS encoding metal-dependent transcriptional regulator, translating into MPQTEITPARGDYLKRLLQLQADGGMACVTTGSLANELNVRDASVTGMLERLAQAGWVEYHPYRGARLTEEGREIARELVRAHGLLMVFLHDALGYTPEAARAEAEHLEHHVSSVFLEHLERWMNSKSGQH; encoded by the coding sequence ATGCCGCAGACTGAAATCACGCCCGCCCGCGGTGACTACCTCAAGCGGTTGCTGCAGCTGCAGGCGGACGGTGGTATGGCGTGTGTCACGACCGGAAGTCTCGCAAATGAGCTGAATGTCCGGGACGCGTCCGTGACCGGGATGCTCGAGCGGCTGGCACAGGCCGGGTGGGTCGAGTATCACCCCTACCGGGGCGCGCGCCTCACCGAGGAAGGCAGGGAGATCGCACGTGAGCTCGTCCGTGCCCACGGCCTGTTGATGGTTTTTCTGCATGACGCGCTCGGTTACACGCCAGAAGCAGCCCGGGCCGAAGCCGAGCATCTGGAGCACCACGTCAGCAGCGTGTTCCTGGAACACCTCGAACGGTGGATGAACAGCAAAAGCGGACAGCACTGA
- a CDS encoding metal ABC transporter permease — MNADLVIVLTACLVAVAGSLVGVFLVLRRLSMISDAISHSVLPGIVAAFWFSGGEAATLPALIGAAAMGLLTVVAVELLVRSGRVKNDAAIGVVFPLLFSIGVILISMYFRNAHLDLDAVLYGEIAYAPFNNMLVFGRELPESLVLMGILALLNAVFVSVFFKELRLSTFDAGLAASLGFAPGVLHYALMTLLSFTTVGAFEAVGAVLIVAFVIVPPASAYLLTRKLAVMLALSLTIGVLSSILGYFLAVAVDASIAGMIASMLGLVFFLCLLFSPLDGVLATLARRQRQRDSVAARQLVAYTAAHGARISLHEAMQRFEWNASQIRRAQQHARRNGWLTGEGETISLTPRGSSVSSQGHAAD; from the coding sequence ATGAACGCTGACCTGGTGATCGTCCTCACGGCCTGCCTGGTCGCCGTTGCCGGCAGCCTGGTCGGCGTGTTTCTGGTTCTGCGGCGCCTCAGCATGATCAGCGACGCGATCAGCCACTCTGTCCTGCCCGGTATCGTCGCGGCCTTCTGGTTCTCCGGCGGTGAAGCGGCCACGCTGCCGGCCCTGATTGGCGCGGCCGCCATGGGTCTCCTGACGGTCGTCGCGGTCGAGCTGCTGGTGCGCAGCGGACGCGTCAAGAACGACGCCGCCATTGGGGTGGTGTTTCCGCTGCTGTTCTCCATCGGCGTGATTTTGATCTCGATGTACTTCCGCAACGCTCACCTCGACCTCGACGCGGTGCTGTACGGCGAGATCGCCTACGCGCCCTTCAACAACATGCTGGTTTTCGGGCGGGAACTGCCGGAATCACTGGTGCTGATGGGCATCCTGGCGCTCCTGAATGCCGTCTTCGTGAGCGTGTTCTTCAAGGAACTGCGCCTGTCGACTTTCGACGCGGGTCTCGCGGCCTCACTGGGTTTCGCGCCGGGCGTGCTGCACTACGCCCTGATGACGCTGCTGTCCTTCACCACGGTGGGCGCCTTCGAAGCGGTGGGTGCGGTGCTGATTGTCGCCTTCGTGATTGTTCCCCCGGCAAGCGCGTACCTGCTGACCCGCAAACTGGCGGTGATGCTCGCCCTGAGCCTCACCATCGGCGTCCTTTCGAGCATTCTCGGCTACTTCCTGGCCGTGGCGGTAGACGCCAGCATCGCCGGAATGATCGCGAGCATGCTGGGGCTGGTATTTTTCCTGTGCCTGCTCTTTTCACCGCTCGATGGAGTCCTCGCGACGCTCGCCCGGCGTCAGCGTCAGCGTGACTCGGTCGCCGCCCGGCAGCTCGTGGCGTACACGGCAGCCCACGGCGCCCGGATCAGCCTCCACGAGGCCATGCAGCGCTTCGAGTGGAACGCCTCTCAGATCAGGCGGGCCCAGCAGCACGCCCGCCGCAACGGTTGGCTGACCGGTGAAGGCGAAACGATCAGCCTCACGCCGCGCGGCTCTTCGGTGTCGAGTCAAGGGCATGCCGCAGACTGA
- a CDS encoding metal ABC transporter permease translates to MNFEFLLSVFTDYTLRNVALGSALLGITGGVIGAFAVLRRQSLLGDALSHAALPGICFAFLLSGGKLPLWLLLGGGLTAWLAALAMITVLRFTRLSEDAALGTMLASFFGFGIALLTFIQNGGNANQSGLDKFLFGQAATIVASDVTLMAVLAALALGTVVLLFKEFKLVSFDPAYAATLGLPAPLVGTLLTSLAVVAVMIGLQSVGVVLMAAMLVAPAVAARQWTDHLGKMLFLSAGFGGASGVSGALLSAAVTNLPTGPVVIVAISVIMILSLLFAPLRGLLWARISHARRDKSLREQQRAPKLGQLHDRAVPHER, encoded by the coding sequence ATGAATTTCGAATTCCTCCTGAGCGTCTTCACGGACTACACCCTGCGCAACGTGGCCCTGGGCAGCGCCCTGCTCGGCATCACCGGCGGCGTGATCGGCGCGTTCGCGGTGCTGCGCCGCCAGAGCCTGCTGGGGGACGCCCTTTCACACGCCGCGCTTCCCGGCATCTGCTTCGCCTTTCTGCTCTCCGGCGGCAAGCTTCCCTTGTGGCTGCTGCTGGGCGGCGGGCTCACGGCATGGCTCGCCGCGCTGGCCATGATCACCGTGCTGCGCTTCACCCGCCTCAGCGAGGACGCCGCGCTGGGCACCATGCTCGCCAGTTTCTTCGGTTTCGGCATCGCGCTGCTGACCTTCATTCAGAACGGCGGCAACGCCAACCAGTCCGGACTCGACAAGTTCCTGTTCGGCCAGGCCGCCACCATCGTCGCGTCGGACGTGACGCTGATGGCCGTGCTGGCCGCGCTGGCCCTGGGCACGGTCGTCTTGCTCTTCAAGGAGTTCAAGCTGGTGTCGTTCGATCCCGCCTACGCCGCCACGCTCGGTTTGCCCGCCCCGCTTGTCGGAACACTGCTGACCTCGCTCGCGGTGGTGGCGGTGATGATCGGTCTGCAAAGCGTCGGCGTGGTGCTGATGGCCGCCATGCTCGTCGCGCCCGCGGTGGCGGCCCGGCAATGGACGGACCACCTGGGGAAGATGCTTTTTCTCAGTGCCGGTTTCGGCGGGGCGAGCGGTGTCAGCGGCGCCCTGCTCTCCGCGGCCGTCACGAACCTTCCCACCGGGCCCGTCGTGATCGTCGCGATCAGCGTGATCATGATTCTGTCGCTGCTCTTCGCGCCCCTGCGAGGTCTGCTGTGGGCACGGATCAGTCACGCAAGGCGCGACAAGAGCCTCAGGGAACAGCAGCGCGCCCCCAAACTCGGTCAGCTGCACGATCGGGCGGTGCCGCATGAACGCTGA
- a CDS encoding metal ABC transporter ATP-binding protein gives MTATAHTAPLAVRDLTVAYHETPVLWDIDLEFPAGQLCAIVGPNGAGKSTFLKAVLGLLPKAAGTVRFFGEPLKNARHRVGYVPQRTSVDWDFPTDALDVVMMGLYGRLGWIRRPGRRERELAMQALERVRMTDFAQRQISQLSGGQQQRVFLARALAQDADVYFMDEPFAGVDATTERAILDVMRDLQGQGKTVVVVHHDLDTVREYFDHVSLLNVSVIASGPIQTAFTPELLRKTYGGKVAFLREATPA, from the coding sequence ATGACCGCCACTGCCCATACCGCCCCGCTGGCCGTCCGTGACCTGACCGTCGCGTACCACGAAACACCTGTTCTGTGGGACATCGACCTCGAGTTCCCCGCCGGGCAGCTGTGCGCCATCGTCGGTCCGAACGGCGCGGGGAAAAGTACGTTTCTCAAAGCCGTGCTGGGTCTGCTCCCGAAAGCCGCAGGAACCGTGCGCTTCTTCGGCGAGCCGCTCAAGAACGCGCGACACCGCGTCGGGTACGTCCCGCAGCGCACCAGCGTCGACTGGGACTTTCCCACCGACGCCCTGGATGTGGTGATGATGGGCCTCTACGGGCGACTCGGCTGGATCCGCCGTCCCGGCAGGCGCGAACGCGAACTGGCCATGCAGGCCCTCGAGCGCGTCCGCATGACCGATTTCGCCCAGCGGCAGATCTCGCAGCTTTCGGGCGGGCAGCAGCAGCGCGTCTTCCTCGCCCGCGCCCTCGCCCAGGACGCCGACGTGTACTTCATGGACGAACCCTTCGCGGGCGTGGACGCCACCACCGAGCGGGCCATTCTGGACGTCATGCGCGACCTTCAGGGTCAGGGAAAGACCGTGGTCGTGGTGCACCACGACCTCGACACCGTACGCGAGTACTTCGATCACGTCTCGCTCCTGAACGTCAGCGTGATCGCCAGCGGCCCCATCCAGACAGCCTTCACCCCAGAACTGCTGCGCAAAACCTACGGCGGAAAAGTCGCTTTCCTGAGAGAGGCGACACCCGCATGA
- a CDS encoding metal ABC transporter solute-binding protein, Zn/Mn family produces the protein MNRLSPKALALSALITLSAAAGADEATPKLDTLKPAQLQGGKVKVTTTVNMISDLVQNVGGNRVEVTGLMGPGVDPHLYKASAKDVRALQDAHLIVYNGLHLEGKMVDLLERSPKAIAVTDAMPKNQLITPPGGFIGIAGLQDPHVWFDVPLWKHSATIVRDALTRIDPAGKTTYAKNAAAYQKQLDALHTRVEKMMNRVPKEQRVLITAHDAFSYFGRKYGVEVRGIQGISTVAEAGTKDIQELAKFVADRKIHAVFIESSVPRRTVEAVVQAAKARGWNLQIGGELFSDAAGEKGTKEGTFIGMVEHNARIISEALLGK, from the coding sequence ATGAACCGCCTATCTCCTAAAGCTTTGGCTCTCTCCGCTCTCATCACCCTCTCGGCTGCTGCTGGCGCCGACGAAGCAACGCCCAAACTTGACACCCTCAAGCCCGCCCAGCTGCAAGGCGGCAAGGTCAAGGTCACCACCACGGTCAACATGATCAGCGACCTCGTCCAGAACGTCGGCGGCAACCGCGTCGAGGTCACCGGGCTGATGGGCCCGGGTGTCGATCCTCACCTTTACAAGGCCAGCGCAAAAGACGTGCGTGCGCTCCAGGATGCCCACCTGATCGTCTACAACGGCCTGCACCTGGAAGGCAAGATGGTCGACCTGCTCGAACGCAGCCCCAAAGCCATCGCCGTCACCGACGCCATGCCGAAAAACCAGCTCATCACCCCTCCGGGCGGTTTCATCGGCATCGCCGGCCTGCAAGACCCCCACGTCTGGTTCGACGTGCCCCTCTGGAAACACAGCGCCACCATCGTCCGTGACGCCCTCACCCGCATCGACCCGGCCGGCAAGACCACCTACGCCAAGAATGCCGCCGCCTACCAGAAGCAGCTCGACGCCCTGCACACGCGCGTCGAGAAAATGATGAACCGCGTTCCCAAAGAGCAGCGCGTCCTCATCACGGCGCATGACGCCTTCAGCTACTTCGGACGCAAGTACGGCGTGGAAGTTCGCGGAATTCAGGGAATCTCCACCGTCGCCGAGGCCGGCACCAAGGACATCCAGGAGCTCGCGAAGTTCGTCGCGGACCGCAAGATCCACGCGGTGTTCATCGAGAGCAGTGTCCCCCGGCGCACCGTGGAAGCGGTCGTCCAGGCCGCCAAAGCGCGCGGCTGGAACCTCCAGATCGGCGGCGAACTCTTCTCCGACGCTGCAGGCGAAAAAGGCACCAAGGAAGGCACCTTCATCGGCATGGTCGAACACAACGCCAGGATCATCAGCGAAGCGCTGCTCGGCAAGTAA
- a CDS encoding metal-dependent transcriptional regulator has product MRERLTPQSEDCLKAIYLLSREGRAGTQDIAQALGITSASVTGMLKRLAELQLVSYQAYKGVELTAAGETVALEVLRHHRIIEAFLHRALGVPLEELHEEADRLEHHISESLEARLFAALGAPTHDPHGDPIPSMAGVMPREAKRSLLEVRAGEVVTVGRLAQNDAPRLGALAALGVVPGVMLEVLETEALGVMRVRPLEGEPVVLGTSVAEGIWVEDVEDEALSPS; this is encoded by the coding sequence GTGCGCGAGCGACTCACTCCGCAGTCCGAGGACTGCCTCAAGGCGATCTACCTCCTGTCCCGCGAGGGCAGGGCCGGAACGCAGGACATCGCGCAAGCGCTTGGGATCACCTCGGCCTCGGTGACGGGAATGCTCAAGCGACTGGCCGAACTGCAACTTGTTTCCTACCAGGCGTACAAAGGCGTCGAGCTCACGGCAGCAGGCGAAACAGTCGCACTCGAGGTGCTGAGGCACCACCGGATCATTGAGGCCTTCCTGCACCGCGCGCTGGGTGTACCCCTGGAGGAGTTGCACGAGGAGGCGGACCGGCTCGAGCATCACATCTCCGAGTCCCTGGAAGCGCGGCTGTTCGCGGCACTGGGCGCACCGACCCATGATCCGCACGGTGATCCGATTCCTTCGATGGCGGGCGTGATGCCACGTGAGGCGAAGCGTTCATTGCTGGAGGTGCGTGCCGGTGAAGTGGTGACGGTGGGACGCCTGGCTCAGAACGATGCCCCTCGGCTGGGCGCCCTGGCGGCGCTTGGGGTGGTTCCCGGTGTCATGCTGGAGGTGCTGGAAACCGAGGCGCTCGGGGTGATGCGCGTCCGGCCGCTGGAGGGTGAGCCGGTGGTGCTGGGAACTTCGGTCGCGGAAGGCATCTGGGTCGAGGACGTTGAGGACGAGGCGCTGTCACCTTCCTGA
- a CDS encoding ATP-binding cassette domain-containing protein: METLLRVSIHYSSIDFPERQLACHNAGSTMPTHPALQVDKLHVTLSSQTLLQDVSFTVQPGTLLWLTGANGAGKSTLLRALVGLLPHKGNVLVSGVSPTTLTGRKCCVFVPDEPALYDDLTLREHAQFTARAYQDEQAESRTIDFLQRFRLTHHLDEFPTLHSKGMRQKLSLSLALGLSAPLLLLDEPFNGLDAEAQQVLRLALINRAEHGGAVVLSAHQAEIGEALTQHASRARVAVLREGTFVERGLPL, from the coding sequence ATGGAAACGCTATTACGCGTTTCCATTCACTACTCCAGTATTGATTTCCCCGAGCGTCAACTCGCTTGTCATAATGCAGGTTCCACGATGCCCACGCACCCCGCCTTACAGGTCGACAAGTTACACGTGACCCTCTCAAGTCAGACCCTCCTCCAGGACGTGTCGTTCACTGTCCAGCCTGGGACCCTGCTGTGGCTGACCGGTGCGAATGGCGCTGGGAAGAGCACACTGCTTCGGGCGCTCGTCGGACTGCTCCCGCACAAAGGAAACGTGCTGGTTTCAGGTGTTTCACCGACCACGCTTACAGGGCGTAAATGCTGCGTGTTCGTTCCTGACGAGCCAGCCCTCTACGATGACCTGACGCTGCGCGAGCACGCTCAGTTCACTGCCCGGGCTTACCAGGACGAACAGGCTGAATCACGCACCATCGACTTCCTGCAACGCTTTCGCTTGACGCACCACCTGGACGAATTTCCAACCCTGCACTCAAAAGGTATGCGGCAGAAACTGAGTCTCAGCCTGGCACTCGGACTCTCGGCGCCGCTGCTGCTGCTCGACGAACCATTCAACGGACTCGACGCCGAAGCGCAGCAGGTCCTCCGCCTGGCGTTGATCAACCGTGCTGAGCACGGAGGGGCCGTCGTACTCAGCGCCCATCAGGCGGAGATCGGTGAAGCACTGACGCAACACGCCAGCCGGGCGCGTGTCGCGGTACTGCGCGAGGGCACCTTCGTCGAGCGAGGCCTTCCGCTGTGA
- a CDS encoding tyrosine-type recombinase/integrase, whose amino-acid sequence MPSEGAQISPRTLRAYRVGVHHWLGYARQRATPILRPTRNSGPLFTRTLESRGLQPSSVRAYLAGARPERRAALDRRYRLDPFADAKAARATTPAWEKRQPYEEHEIQALLAQADPRHRAFVLLGAHAGLRVEEIVTLRLSDVSLAARTLHVTGKGRKIRTVNLSRSLLTALAALRPSAVNLETFVIGANAHAARKRLRLACTRAVSRTVARTLCGTTRERAWCVPA is encoded by the coding sequence TTGCCGAGCGAAGGCGCACAAATCAGCCCCCGCACCCTGCGCGCTTACCGGGTCGGGGTGCATCACTGGCTCGGCTATGCCCGGCAGCGCGCCACGCCCATCCTGCGCCCCACGCGCAACAGCGGCCCGCTCTTCACCCGCACCCTGGAAAGTCGCGGCTTGCAGCCTTCCAGCGTGCGGGCGTACCTGGCCGGCGCGCGCCCTGAACGCCGCGCTGCGCTGGACCGGCGCTACAGACTTGATCCCTTCGCGGACGCCAAAGCGGCACGAGCCACAACACCCGCCTGGGAGAAACGCCAACCCTACGAGGAACACGAGATCCAGGCCCTGCTGGCTCAGGCTGACCCACGCCACCGCGCCTTCGTGCTGCTCGGCGCTCATGCCGGACTGCGTGTCGAGGAAATTGTCACGCTGAGGTTGAGCGACGTCAGCCTAGCCGCCCGGACGCTGCACGTCACGGGCAAGGGCCGCAAGATTCGCACGGTGAACCTGAGCCGCTCACTGCTGACCGCACTCGCAGCCTTGCGGCCGAGTGCCGTCAACCTCGAGACGTTCGTGATCGGTGCGAACGCGCACGCGGCCAGAAAGCGCCTTCGCCTGGCCTGCACCCGCGCGGTGTCGCGTACCGTGGCGCGCACGCTCTGCGGCACTACGCGGGAACGCGCATGGTGCGTTCCCGCTTGA
- a CDS encoding SDR family NAD(P)-dependent oxidoreductase produces the protein MNAESQGSSATMGGLQGRVVLVTGAASGIGQAIALQMAGAGARVVIADVQDAQVTMNLLEAAGHEVRWVPCDVADARQVQQLVEVAMTAFGQLDVLVNNAGISGGARLLHELDEDTWDQVINVNLRGPFLCAKYALPHLMRSRGVILNIASTYGLIGAPLAPAYCASKGALVNLTRQLAVDYGPFGVRVNAICPGYVDTDMGGNRARLGPELAAAAQAKREANAALQPLGRQAHVDEIARAALFLASDASSFMTGAIVPVDGGCTSTFYHGSR, from the coding sequence ATGAACGCAGAAAGCCAAGGAAGCAGCGCCACCATGGGCGGGTTGCAGGGACGGGTGGTGCTGGTCACCGGAGCGGCCAGCGGCATCGGGCAGGCGATCGCGCTCCAGATGGCGGGGGCGGGTGCCCGTGTGGTCATCGCTGATGTACAGGACGCGCAGGTGACCATGAATCTGCTGGAAGCTGCCGGTCATGAAGTGCGTTGGGTGCCGTGCGACGTGGCCGACGCCCGGCAGGTTCAGCAACTCGTCGAAGTGGCCATGACGGCGTTCGGGCAGCTGGACGTGCTGGTGAACAACGCTGGAATTTCGGGAGGAGCGCGTCTGCTTCATGAACTCGACGAGGATACCTGGGATCAGGTGATCAACGTGAATCTGCGTGGACCGTTTCTGTGCGCGAAGTACGCGCTGCCGCACCTGATGCGCAGTCGGGGTGTCATCCTCAATATCGCGTCGACGTATGGTTTGATCGGTGCTCCACTGGCGCCTGCTTACTGCGCGTCAAAAGGTGCGCTGGTGAACCTTACGCGTCAGCTCGCGGTGGATTACGGCCCTTTTGGCGTGCGGGTCAATGCCATCTGCCCGGGCTACGTCGACACCGACATGGGCGGCAATCGCGCGCGACTGGGACCTGAGCTGGCCGCAGCCGCCCAAGCGAAGCGGGAAGCGAACGCGGCGCTGCAACCACTGGGACGTCAAGCGCACGTGGACGAAATTGCCCGCGCGGCGTTGTTCCTCGCGTCGGACGCGAGTTCGTTCATGACAGGCGCCATCGTTCCGGTGGATGGGGGTTGCACGTCGACCTTCTACCATGGCAGCCGGTAA
- a CDS encoding amidase, whose translation MTDVLMSSITAIARQYRTRALSPVDVASEALRRVAALDPVLNAFITVTAEEALAQAARAESELHSGVDRGPLHGIPIALKDLIDVTGTPTTCGSRIRAHDVPQQSARLAVRLEAAGAVLLGKTNMLEFAYGVVHPDYGQTNNPHDPQRTAGGSSGGSAAAVAAGCCFAAVGTDTGGSIRIPAAYCGIAGLKPTYGLVNLDGVFPLSWSLDHAGPMARSCQDTGLLLEALTGKSLPIPDLSRLRLGVLTAHAQGHDLHGDVAQAFSETCETLRRHGVTLSNVTIPDLEYADDALMNVLLPEASALHAPWLQSRPEDYAPFTRTQLELGFAVPAVAHVRAQQYRRLLARHFLEAFESVDALLTPTVAWEAPHEDPVIAGEEGASEARRTAPYNLTGFPALSVPAGVGAHGLPVAVQVVTPPHQDALALAIGALIEGLRGAPAGA comes from the coding sequence GTGACTGACGTCCTGATGAGCAGCATCACGGCCATCGCCCGGCAGTACCGCACGCGGGCCCTCTCTCCTGTCGACGTCGCCAGCGAAGCGCTCAGGCGCGTGGCAGCGCTCGATCCCGTCCTGAACGCCTTTATCACCGTCACCGCCGAGGAAGCCCTCGCGCAGGCGGCGCGCGCCGAGTCAGAGCTGCATTCCGGCGTGGACCGCGGTCCACTGCACGGCATCCCCATTGCCCTCAAGGACCTGATCGACGTGACCGGAACACCCACCACCTGTGGATCACGTATCCGCGCGCACGACGTTCCACAGCAAAGCGCCCGTCTGGCAGTGCGGCTCGAAGCAGCCGGCGCCGTGCTTTTGGGAAAAACGAACATGCTGGAGTTCGCGTACGGCGTCGTGCATCCCGATTACGGTCAGACCAACAATCCGCACGATCCGCAGCGCACTGCGGGAGGTTCGAGTGGAGGCTCTGCCGCGGCCGTTGCCGCCGGCTGCTGCTTTGCCGCGGTCGGCACTGACACGGGCGGCTCGATTCGTATTCCCGCCGCTTACTGCGGTATCGCGGGACTCAAGCCGACTTACGGCCTCGTGAACCTCGACGGGGTCTTTCCGCTGTCCTGGTCGCTCGACCATGCCGGACCGATGGCGCGCAGCTGCCAGGATACCGGTCTGCTGCTCGAAGCCCTTACCGGGAAGTCACTTCCCATTCCTGACCTTTCCCGGCTGCGGCTGGGCGTGCTCACCGCCCACGCGCAAGGACACGATCTGCACGGGGATGTCGCTCAGGCGTTTTCGGAGACCTGCGAGACCCTCAGGCGTCATGGCGTCACCCTCAGCAACGTCACCATCCCGGATCTGGAATACGCCGACGACGCGCTGATGAACGTCCTCCTGCCCGAAGCCAGCGCGTTGCACGCTCCGTGGCTGCAATCCCGCCCTGAGGACTACGCACCCTTCACCCGCACCCAGCTGGAACTGGGATTCGCTGTTCCTGCCGTAGCTCACGTGCGCGCCCAACAGTACCGTCGGCTGCTGGCGCGCCATTTCCTCGAGGCGTTCGAAAGCGTGGACGCTCTTCTCACGCCGACGGTCGCGTGGGAAGCGCCGCACGAAGACCCGGTCATCGCCGGTGAGGAAGGGGCCTCTGAAGCGCGCCGCACCGCTCCCTACAACCTCACCGGCTTCCCCGCGCTCTCCGTTCCTGCGGGCGTGGGCGCGCATGGCCTGCCGGTCGCGGTACAGGTGGTCACCCCACCCCATCAGGACGCGCTGGCGCTGGCCATCGGCGCCTTGATCGAAGGTCTGCGCGGCGCACCAGCTGGCGCATGA